One window of the Candidatus Eremiobacteraceae bacterium genome contains the following:
- a CDS encoding flagellar basal body rod C-terminal domain-containing protein: MHTTAGRAAFTRAGNLTPDADGRLRLPNGAGLADVKLPRGTTQIKIAADGLVRCRVAGKSADVIAGHIRLCAFADNTKLRFDADGLFYPTQASGKCFRGTPSTGGFGSVKQRCLERANINVIGAMMAVLAAQRAYEASAKTVQAADELLRLANNLERG, translated from the coding sequence GTGCACACCACCGCGGGTCGCGCCGCGTTCACCCGCGCGGGGAACCTCACGCCCGATGCGGACGGACGGCTGCGATTGCCGAACGGCGCCGGGCTTGCGGACGTGAAACTGCCGCGCGGCACCACACAGATCAAGATCGCGGCAGACGGCCTTGTCCGCTGCCGGGTCGCCGGAAAGTCTGCCGACGTCATCGCCGGGCACATCCGCCTGTGCGCGTTCGCGGACAACACCAAACTTCGCTTCGACGCGGACGGCCTGTTCTATCCCACGCAAGCGTCCGGCAAATGCTTTCGGGGAACGCCCAGCACGGGCGGCTTCGGATCCGTAAAGCAGCGCTGCCTTGAGCGCGCCAACATCAACGTGATCGGCGCGATGATGGCGGTGCTCGCTGCTCAGCGCGCATATGAAGCAAGCGCGAAGACGGTGCAGGCCGCTGATGAGCTTTTGCGCCTCGCGAACAATCTCGAGCGCGGCTAG
- a CDS encoding flagellar hook-basal body complex protein, with protein MNRALVAGAAGMAAQQAIIDAISVNLANADTPGYRSDRPEFAALVTPGGSVVGSVDDGQRKLFSQGKLESTNNADDLAIDG; from the coding sequence GTGAATCGCGCGCTTGTCGCCGGCGCTGCCGGCATGGCCGCGCAACAGGCTATCATCGACGCGATCTCGGTCAACCTCGCCAACGCTGATACGCCGGGCTATCGCAGCGATCGCCCCGAGTTCGCCGCACTCGTCACCCCGGGCGGTTCGGTGGTCGGCTCGGTTGACGACGGCCAACGAAAGCTCTTCTCGCAAGGCAAGCTCGAATCCACGAACAACGCCGACGACCTCGCGATCGATGGTTAA
- a CDS encoding flagellar basal body rod C-terminal domain-containing protein, producing MEAPDSLACAAAGMRFQQARLDAIAANLANSNTPGFGALDTSGEFSARLTAARNTQGSLRPTGVATDLALTGPGYFAVAAPEGVRYTRDGRLSASGDTLRDIGGHALLGSLGAVRFPRGASVDTDGRIVASGRVIDRLRVVDLGQSATRDASGYFSASSSAAIRRSAAQIRSGFLEDSGVNPLLEMTALVSAQRAFEADQKTAQRADETLRRAVTDVPAVHA from the coding sequence ATGGAAGCACCCGATAGCCTAGCGTGCGCAGCCGCTGGAATGCGGTTCCAGCAAGCGCGTCTCGATGCCATCGCGGCCAACCTCGCCAACTCGAACACGCCCGGGTTCGGCGCACTGGACACGAGCGGTGAATTCTCCGCTCGCCTCACGGCCGCGCGGAACACACAAGGTTCGTTGCGCCCCACCGGAGTGGCCACGGATCTTGCACTGACGGGTCCGGGCTATTTCGCGGTCGCCGCGCCCGAAGGCGTTCGCTATACGCGAGATGGCCGGCTTTCGGCCAGCGGCGACACGTTGCGCGACATTGGCGGCCATGCGTTGCTCGGCTCGCTTGGCGCCGTCCGGTTTCCGCGCGGCGCTTCTGTCGATACGGATGGCCGCATCGTGGCCAGCGGGCGGGTGATCGATCGGCTGCGCGTGGTCGACCTCGGGCAGAGCGCCACACGCGATGCCTCGGGTTACTTCTCAGCGTCCAGCAGCGCTGCCATCCGCCGCTCGGCGGCGCAGATCAGAAGCGGTTTTCTCGAAGATTCCGGCGTCAATCCGCTCTTGGAGATGACGGCGCTCGTATCGGCGCAGCGCGCTTTTGAGGCGGATCAAAAGACCGCCCAGCGCGCAGATGAGACTTTGCGCCGCGCGGTCACAGATGTGCCGGCGGTGCACGCGTGA
- the gpmI gene encoding 2,3-bisphosphoglycerate-independent phosphoglycerate mutase, whose protein sequence is MPRNRVVLCILDGFGCSTEVRGNAIAAADMPNWRALFANNPHTELGAAEEAVGLPHDQQGNSEVGHLNLGAGRVVLQSVTRIDDAIARGTFASNPVLQGCFAHVKRTGGTLHLLGLVSPGGVHSSMRHLYATMDAAKAAGVPVKIAAFLDGRDTPPRSAGEYLRELESACAANGNASISMICGRFFAMDRDKRWERTQRAYDALADGAALTAPSASAGLEAAYARGEDDEFVQPTICAGVAAPIVKDGDACFFFNFRPDRARQLTRAFSDPEFTEFPVKHFNDFMFAIMTLYDASFTNPVMFGKIFEQQTLGEVVSAAGLRQLRLAETEKYAHVTYFFSGGREEQFPGEDRELVPSAREVGTYDHLPAMRAREITDKAVAAIRSRDYALIVMNYANPDMVGHTGKWKPIIEALDVVDECLGKLVTAVREAGDILIVTADHGNAEAKIDLATGTELTAHTTNVVPLVVTGAPGVAKLRDGGRLCDVAPTICALMDLPQPAVMTCHSLLAD, encoded by the coding sequence ATGCCTAGAAATCGGGTCGTCCTCTGTATCCTCGACGGCTTCGGGTGTTCGACCGAAGTGCGCGGCAATGCGATCGCCGCCGCCGACATGCCGAACTGGCGCGCGCTCTTCGCGAATAACCCGCATACGGAGCTCGGCGCCGCCGAAGAAGCAGTGGGTTTGCCGCACGATCAACAGGGCAACAGCGAAGTCGGCCACTTGAATCTCGGCGCGGGCCGCGTCGTGCTCCAGAGCGTGACGCGCATCGACGATGCGATCGCTCGCGGCACCTTCGCGTCGAATCCCGTCCTGCAAGGTTGCTTCGCGCATGTCAAGCGGACGGGCGGCACGCTGCATCTGCTGGGCCTCGTTTCGCCGGGCGGCGTTCACTCTTCGATGCGGCACCTGTATGCGACGATGGACGCGGCGAAGGCTGCCGGCGTTCCCGTCAAGATCGCTGCGTTTCTCGATGGGCGAGATACGCCGCCGCGCAGCGCGGGAGAATATCTGCGCGAGCTCGAGTCGGCGTGCGCGGCGAACGGCAATGCTTCGATCTCAATGATCTGCGGCCGCTTCTTCGCGATGGATCGAGACAAGCGATGGGAGCGGACGCAGCGTGCGTATGATGCGCTTGCAGACGGAGCCGCTCTGACCGCCCCGTCCGCCTCGGCCGGTTTGGAGGCGGCGTACGCGCGCGGCGAAGACGATGAATTCGTGCAGCCGACGATTTGCGCCGGCGTTGCCGCGCCTATCGTGAAAGACGGCGATGCATGTTTCTTCTTCAACTTCCGGCCCGACCGCGCGCGTCAGTTGACGCGGGCATTCTCGGATCCGGAGTTTACCGAATTCCCGGTCAAGCATTTCAACGATTTTATGTTCGCGATCATGACATTATACGATGCGTCCTTCACGAATCCGGTGATGTTCGGGAAGATCTTCGAGCAGCAGACGCTCGGTGAAGTGGTCTCAGCTGCCGGGCTGCGCCAATTGCGTCTCGCAGAGACCGAGAAATATGCGCACGTCACGTATTTCTTTAGCGGCGGTCGCGAGGAGCAGTTCCCAGGAGAGGATCGCGAGCTCGTGCCTTCAGCGCGGGAAGTCGGCACATACGATCATCTGCCGGCGATGCGCGCGAGAGAGATCACGGATAAAGCCGTGGCGGCCATCCGCTCGCGCGACTATGCGCTCATCGTCATGAATTACGCGAATCCGGATATGGTCGGGCACACCGGCAAATGGAAGCCGATCATCGAGGCGCTCGACGTCGTGGACGAGTGCCTGGGCAAGCTGGTGACTGCCGTGCGCGAAGCCGGCGACATTCTCATCGTGACTGCCGATCACGGCAACGCGGAAGCGAAGATCGATCTTGCGACCGGCACCGAACTCACGGCCCATACGACCAACGTCGTGCCGCTGGTCGTAACCGGCGCACCAGGTGTGGCCAAGTTGCGCGATGGCGGGCGGCTATGCGACGTCGCGCCGACCATCTGCGCGCTCATGGATCTTCCACAGCCTGCGGTGATGACGTGCCACTCGCTTCTCGCTGACTGA
- the tpiA gene encoding triose-phosphate isomerase, with product MSARRPLYAANWKMYKSPLQTREYVEAFAPEAALLTDRVDIVLCAPFTDLAALVESLGDWPIGAGAQDCYWAPEGAFTGEVSASMIATIGCRYCIVGHSERRQHFGETDAMVAKKVRALIAEGVTPIVCVGETLEEHKAGATLQRVMQQVSDGVGHLSDEERAAIVIAYEPIWAIGTGLADTPENANRTIALIRQTAGGLDDARIVYGGSMKAENAMALCEQPDIDGGLVGSASLHPAAFLALVKSGLGDA from the coding sequence TTGAGCGCACGTCGGCCGCTCTACGCCGCCAACTGGAAGATGTATAAGTCGCCGCTGCAGACGCGCGAGTACGTCGAAGCGTTTGCGCCCGAAGCCGCCTTGCTGACGGATCGTGTCGACATCGTTTTGTGCGCCCCGTTCACCGATCTTGCGGCGCTCGTCGAATCACTCGGCGATTGGCCGATCGGTGCCGGCGCACAAGACTGCTATTGGGCGCCCGAAGGCGCCTTTACCGGCGAGGTCAGCGCTTCGATGATCGCGACGATCGGCTGCCGCTATTGCATCGTCGGGCATTCCGAACGCCGGCAACATTTTGGCGAAACCGATGCGATGGTCGCGAAGAAAGTACGCGCGCTGATCGCCGAGGGCGTGACGCCGATCGTCTGCGTCGGTGAGACGTTGGAGGAGCATAAAGCGGGCGCCACACTGCAGCGGGTCATGCAGCAAGTATCGGATGGCGTCGGTCATCTCAGCGATGAGGAACGCGCTGCGATCGTCATCGCGTACGAACCGATCTGGGCGATCGGAACCGGCCTTGCCGACACGCCCGAAAACGCCAATCGCACGATCGCGCTGATCCGGCAGACCGCCGGCGGCCTCGATGACGCACGCATTGTGTACGGCGGGTCGATGAAAGCCGAGAATGCAATGGCTTTGTGCGAGCAGCCCGATATCGACGGCGGTCTGGTCGGTTCGGCTAGCCTTCATCCGGCGGCATTCCTTGCGCTTGTCAAGAGCGGCCTCGGCGATGCCTAG
- a CDS encoding phosphoglycerate kinase, with the protein MPARFLADADVSGKRVLVREDLNVPLEDGRITDDTRIVAAAPTLRALSDRGAKVIVLSHLGRPDGVVVESLRLAPVATRLAEILGRPVLTAPDCIGPQAQAAVDALHDGDVLLLENVRFHKEEEENDPGFARALAQLGDLYVNDAFGTAHRAHASTTGIAAYLPAYMGPLMAQELEVLDSILSDPHRPFVAVLGGAKVSDKIGVIERLLELCDQIVVGGGMANTLLAAEGIDVGKSLRDPDLEPARHVFSKIHDGHVRAHLHLPTDAVVAKELKAGVDTRFVDVKHVAPDEMILDIGPGTAEHFRGTILHAKTVLWNGPMGVFENDAFAAGTEAVGQAIVDSGAMSVVGGGDSAAAAHKLGFAAKMSHISTGGGATLEYLEGKELPGVAALRQAPPA; encoded by the coding sequence GTGCCGGCGCGTTTTCTAGCCGACGCGGACGTGAGCGGCAAGCGCGTCCTCGTGCGTGAAGACCTCAACGTGCCGCTCGAAGACGGCCGCATCACGGACGATACGCGCATCGTGGCTGCCGCTCCGACGCTGCGCGCCTTGAGCGATCGCGGGGCAAAGGTCATCGTGCTCTCCCATCTGGGCAGGCCGGACGGCGTCGTCGTCGAGTCGCTCCGGCTCGCGCCGGTCGCAACGCGGCTAGCGGAGATCCTTGGCCGTCCCGTCCTGACCGCGCCGGATTGCATCGGTCCGCAAGCGCAAGCCGCGGTAGACGCGCTCCACGACGGCGATGTGCTGTTGCTCGAAAACGTCCGCTTTCATAAGGAAGAAGAAGAAAACGATCCTGGCTTTGCGCGCGCGCTCGCGCAGCTCGGCGACCTCTATGTGAACGACGCATTCGGAACGGCGCATCGCGCGCACGCTTCGACGACAGGCATCGCCGCATACCTGCCCGCTTACATGGGACCGCTGATGGCGCAGGAGCTCGAAGTCCTCGATTCGATCCTCTCGGATCCGCACCGTCCGTTTGTGGCGGTTCTCGGCGGCGCGAAAGTGTCGGATAAGATCGGCGTGATCGAGCGACTGCTCGAGCTCTGCGACCAGATCGTCGTCGGCGGCGGCATGGCCAACACGCTGCTTGCGGCTGAGGGCATCGACGTCGGCAAATCGCTGCGCGATCCCGACCTCGAACCGGCGCGCCATGTCTTCTCAAAGATCCACGACGGGCACGTGCGCGCGCACTTGCATTTGCCGACTGACGCAGTCGTCGCAAAAGAGCTCAAAGCGGGCGTCGACACGCGTTTTGTCGACGTCAAACACGTCGCGCCCGACGAGATGATCCTCGACATCGGTCCTGGCACGGCCGAGCACTTCCGCGGCACGATCTTGCACGCAAAGACGGTGCTCTGGAACGGACCCATGGGCGTGTTCGAAAACGACGCGTTCGCGGCCGGTACCGAAGCGGTCGGCCAGGCGATCGTAGATTCCGGCGCGATGTCCGTCGTCGGCGGCGGCGACTCCGCTGCCGCGGCGCATAAGCTCGGCTTCGCGGCGAAGATGTCGCACATCTCAACCGGCGGCGGCGCTACGCTCGAGTACCTCGAGGGCAAGGAACTGCCGGGTGTAGCTGCATTGCGTCAGGCGCCGCCCGCTTGA
- the gap gene encoding type I glyceraldehyde-3-phosphate dehydrogenase has protein sequence MAFRIAINGFGRIGRQGFRALMERHPDIDVVAVNDLGDAATATHLFKYDSTYGRFPGTVTHTSDSFTINGKTIRLVQERDPAKLPWRELNVDLVIESTGFFTDAAKARAHIDAGAKRVIISAPAKNEDITIVLGVNEEKFDPAKHFIISNASCTTNCLAPPTKVLLDELGIVKGTMTTVHSYTNDQRLLDFPHEDLRRARAAALNIIPTTTGAAKAIYLVIPEMKGKLDGFSLRVPTPTVSVVDLVVETEKTSTKDEVNALMRKWSESERMKGILGVTDEPLVSMDFRGDSRSSVVDSLCTMVVGGNLVKVVAWYDNEWGYSSRIADLTAYVLKKSA, from the coding sequence GTGGCATTCCGCATCGCCATAAACGGGTTCGGTCGAATCGGCCGTCAGGGCTTCCGCGCTTTGATGGAACGTCATCCGGATATCGACGTCGTGGCCGTCAACGATCTCGGCGACGCCGCTACCGCAACGCACCTATTCAAGTATGATTCCACGTACGGACGATTTCCGGGAACCGTGACGCATACGAGCGATTCGTTCACGATCAACGGCAAGACCATCCGCCTCGTGCAAGAACGCGATCCGGCAAAGCTTCCGTGGCGCGAATTGAACGTCGATCTCGTGATCGAATCGACCGGCTTTTTCACCGATGCCGCCAAAGCGCGGGCGCATATCGATGCGGGAGCGAAGCGCGTCATAATCTCAGCGCCGGCGAAGAACGAAGACATCACGATCGTGCTCGGCGTCAACGAAGAGAAGTTCGATCCGGCAAAACATTTCATCATCTCAAACGCGTCGTGCACCACCAACTGTCTGGCCCCGCCCACGAAAGTGCTGTTGGATGAACTGGGAATCGTCAAAGGCACGATGACGACCGTGCACTCGTACACGAACGATCAGCGCCTTCTCGATTTTCCGCATGAGGATCTGCGCCGTGCGCGCGCTGCCGCGCTCAACATCATCCCGACCACGACCGGGGCTGCAAAAGCCATCTATCTCGTCATCCCGGAGATGAAGGGCAAGCTCGACGGATTCTCGCTGCGCGTTCCGACGCCCACAGTCTCCGTCGTGGATCTTGTCGTGGAAACGGAGAAGACGTCCACGAAGGACGAGGTCAACGCGCTGATGCGCAAGTGGTCTGAGTCGGAGCGTATGAAGGGCATCCTCGGCGTCACGGACGAGCCGCTCGTCTCCATGGATTTCCGCGGCGACTCTCGCTCATCGGTTGTGGATTCGCTCTGCACGATGGTGGTCGGCGGCAATCTCGTGAAGGTCGTCGCGTGGTACGATAACGAGTGGGGTTACTCGTCGCGAATCGCCGACCTCACGGCCTATGTCTTGAAGAAATCTGCGTAG
- the whiA gene encoding DNA-binding protein WhiA, translating to MASARERKSRIAVFSADAKDEIARASFRRDCCPRAFLAAFAALGRRGSRSIENGGVTVRTARVSIARAVLKASAKAHIAAHAHDLDAKRARDSLSVLVTLDLPEVSKPSIPARACCRGAWIRGAFLACGSVADPARGYHLEFNTRDDGAARAVAAGLAALKVDAGISRRRKMPFAYVKDGQAVADLLAQMGATQAVLRLDDIRARRETKNNIRRTVNGEAANAARAGTASARQLEAATSLLHPARSHILSAPLREAARLRHANPDLTLSELGRRARPMVTKSSMAYRLREIERLARSRHRR from the coding sequence ATGGCTTCAGCCCGCGAACGGAAATCGCGCATAGCAGTTTTTTCGGCCGACGCAAAGGATGAGATCGCCCGCGCATCATTCAGGCGCGATTGCTGTCCGCGCGCGTTTCTCGCGGCTTTCGCGGCGTTGGGGCGGCGCGGTTCGCGTTCGATCGAGAACGGCGGCGTGACCGTTCGAACGGCGCGCGTTTCGATCGCGCGCGCCGTGCTTAAGGCATCGGCAAAGGCGCACATCGCGGCGCACGCGCACGATCTGGACGCCAAACGCGCGCGCGATTCGCTCTCCGTCTTAGTCACGCTTGACTTGCCGGAAGTGAGCAAGCCGTCGATACCGGCGCGAGCGTGCTGCCGCGGCGCCTGGATTCGCGGCGCATTTCTCGCGTGCGGATCTGTCGCCGATCCCGCGCGCGGCTACCACCTTGAATTCAATACGCGTGACGATGGGGCGGCGCGCGCAGTTGCGGCAGGCCTGGCCGCGCTCAAGGTCGACGCCGGAATCTCTCGGCGCAGAAAAATGCCTTTCGCATATGTGAAGGACGGCCAAGCGGTAGCAGATCTTCTCGCGCAAATGGGCGCCACGCAGGCGGTTCTCCGGCTCGACGACATACGCGCTCGGCGCGAGACGAAGAACAATATCCGGCGAACGGTGAACGGCGAGGCTGCGAATGCCGCGCGCGCAGGCACGGCTTCGGCGCGTCAACTCGAAGCGGCGACGTCGCTGCTGCACCCAGCTCGCTCCCACATTCTTTCCGCGCCTCTTCGCGAGGCCGCGCGATTGCGCCACGCAAACCCGGATCTGACTTTGAGTGAACTTGGGCGCCGCGCACGGCCCATGGTGACAAAATCCTCGATGGCCTATCGACTGCGTGAGATCGAGCGTCTCGCCCGCTCGCGGCACCGCCGTTGA